The DNA segment AAGTTTTACTTTAATTTCTATAAAGTAAAATTGAATAAATGTTGTATTTAAAGGTTGTTATTCTCTCTTCAAAAAGAAGTGATAGCACATTTTACTGTCCTTTTAAATTAATGAGAAAAATATCCTAAGGGAGTTGTAAAAAGAGTTTTAAAATTAAAAATTTTTTATTATAAAAAGTAATTTTACCCGTAAAAAATGAGGTATTGAAAAAAGTAACCAAAAATTAAGAAAAAGGTATTTAAAATCATTATAATACAAAAAAAACTAAAATTCAGCTTCTTTTTAAAATTGAATAAACAGAGTATGCAGCAGCCACACCTATTAAAAAACCTATGGTTGCAAGTAATCTGTGCCCCTCCAAATTGGTGTCCAGAGGATAACCCATTAAATAGTACAGGAGTTCAATTGAAACCAGACTGACCACTGTGAAGGTTATAAAGGCAGCTGAGAGTTCCCACATCCTCTTTTGATCCATGTTTTTTACACCCTTGAAAAAGAATTTTGTACAGTATCTTATGTTACTTGTTATCTTTACCTTTGATACTGGTTTATTTATTGTATTGTTAATCTTCAATTTAAGATTTGATCCTGAATTTCTTTAATTCAATGGGTTTTGATCCAACTATGCCCAAAAATCATTTAAAGAATTTCAACCCAATAGAATTTCATGGAAGTTAAAAACAGGATAATACTGGCCCTTGACGTTAAAACCATGGAAAAGGCCTTTGAAGTAGCAGATGCAGTTTCAGATTACATAGACACCATAAAAATCGGATACCCACTTGCACTTGCAGAGGGCCTTGACTCAATATCCAGGATCAAGGAGGAGTTCGGCTCAAAGATCATAGCAGACTTCAAGGTTGCAGACATCCCTGAGACCAACAGTAAAATAGCAGATCTCACCTTTGAATCTGGAGCTGATGCGATCATAGTACATGGATTCGTTGGGGCGGACAGTGTGAAGGCCTGCATGGAATCTGCAGATGAACATGGAGGTGAGGTTTTCTTACTCACGGAAATGTCACATCCTGGAGCTTCAGCATTTCTACAGCCTGCAGCTGAGCGCATTGCAGAGATGGGTGTTGAACTTGGCATTGAAAACTACGTTGCACCTGCAACCAAGATCAACCGCCTTGAAACCATCAGAAACATGGTTGGTAGGGATGCATTCATAATATCTCCGGGAGTTGGAGCGCAGGGTGGAGAAGCATCCAGTACACTGGATTTTGCTGATGCTGCAATAGTTGGAAGATCAATCTACCTTTCTCAGGACCCTGAAAATGCTGTTAAGACCCTTATAAATGGAATCAAACTTTGAACCTGCAACTTCATAAAACACATCAAAGAGTATGAAGTAGATTATTGTTTGGGGCTGGAAGTACTGCAGCCCATTTATATAACTTAAGGGTAGAAAGATTTGAAGGAATCCCAGTACTGAGAAAACTAAAACCGCAATTTTAAGGGTGAACCTGTACTCGAAGAAGGTTTCCATAAAACTGCTTTTTTCTGCAATCCAATCATTATCATGCCCAATTTCATCAATGAATGCTGCAGCTGTGCATATTATAAGTGTTATTATTCCTATGGAGGGTATTCCAAAAATAAATAGTATTGTGCTCAGTATAATTATTGAGAGAATGTGGTTTAGTGTGTCAACCTTGAATGCCAGTAAATTTCCAATCAAAACCCCAATGAATATGCATGCTGCATCTGAACTTGAAACAGCAAGGTAACTAATGCAAAGAACGCACAGAAGTCCTGTGGTTACTGCCAGAAATTTGTTGATTTTTACATCAGAAAAATCATCGGACAGCTTCATTAAAAATCCTGCCAGGGCATAAAAAATGAGGTAGAGTTCCAAAATAAACATCACTTCTCTTTTAATTCAAGTATCATATTTTTTTAATTCAATTGTACCATATAACTTCTTATTTCTGCTTTTTATTTATCATTGCCCTTGCACCTGCAACCATAAGTGGGAAAACTATGGTTGCATCCCCAATAACCGTTACA comes from the Methanobacterium aggregans genome and includes:
- the pyrF gene encoding orotidine-5'-phosphate decarboxylase — protein: MEVKNRIILALDVKTMEKAFEVADAVSDYIDTIKIGYPLALAEGLDSISRIKEEFGSKIIADFKVADIPETNSKIADLTFESGADAIIVHGFVGADSVKACMESADEHGGEVFLLTEMSHPGASAFLQPAAERIAEMGVELGIENYVAPATKINRLETIRNMVGRDAFIISPGVGAQGGEASSTLDFADAAIVGRSIYLSQDPENAVKTLINGIKL